From the genome of Brevundimonas sp. NIBR11:
CATCGCTTCCAAGCCCACATTGCGGATGGCCCCGAGCGCATAGAGGACCGCCCCCTTGCCGTCCTCCCAGCGCACGTCGAAGTCGGCGGAGCTCTCGTTCACGTCCGGGGCCCGAACCGGAATCCCGAACTTCCGGGCGTCCTGATAGAAGACCGCCAGCTTGTCGGTGTTCGACAGATCCAGCGACATCGAAGCGGCGAAGAACTCGACCGGATGGTTCGCCTTCAGCCAGCCGGTCTGGTAGGAAATCAGCGCATAGGCGGCGGCGTGCGACTTGTTGAAGCCGTAGCCCGCGAACTTGGCCACCAGTTCGAAGATGCCGTCCGACTGCTGCTCCGGCACGGACTTCTCCGAGGCGCCCTTGATGAAGCGCGCCTTCTGGATGTCCATCTCCTCCTTCTTCTTCTTGCCCATCGCGCGTCGAAGTAGGTCGGCCTCGCCCAGCGAATAGCCGGCCAGGATCTGGGCGATCTTCATCACCTGTTCCTGGTAGATGATGACCCCGTAGGTCTCGGTCAGGACCTCGGTCAGCGAGGGGTGCAGATAGTCCACCTCGGCCCGGCCGAATTTCCGGTCGATATAGGTGTCGATCATCTCCATCGGCCCGGGCCGATAGAGGGAGATCAGGGCGGTGATCTCCTCGATGGAGCCGCAGCGCATCTTGCGCAGGGTGTCGCGCATGCCCTGCGATTCCAGCTGGAACACCCCGACCGTCTGGCCGGACGCCATCAGTTCGTAGGTCGCCTTGTCGTCGAGCGGCAGAAGGTTGAAGTCCAGCGCCGCCCCGCGTCGCGACAAATAGCCGTGAGCTCGGTCCAGTACCGTCAGGGTCTTCAGGCCGAGGAAGTCGAACTTCACCAGCCCCGCCGGCTCGACCCATTTCATGTTGAACTGGGTCGCCGGGATATCCGACCGAGGATCCTGATACAGCGGCGTCAGCTCGACCAGGGGCCGGTCGCCGATGACGATGCCGGCGGCGTGGGTCGATGCGTTGCGATAGAGGCCTTCTAGCTCCAGCGCCGTGGCCAGCAGGTTCGCCACCGACTTCTCGGCGTCGCGCGCCTCTCTCAGGCGTGGCTCGATCTCGATGGCCTGGGCCAGCGTCGTCGGATTGGCCGGATTGTTCGGCACCATCTTGCAGAGCCGGTCGACCTGCCCCAGCGGCATCTGCAGCACCCGACCGACGTCGCGGAGCACGGCCCGCGCCTGCAGCGTGCCGAAGGTGATGATCTGAGCTACCCGGTCCTTGCCGTAGCGCTCCTGGACGTAGGTGATGACCTCCTCGCGCCGCTCCTGACAGAAGTCGATGTCGAAGTCGGGCATGGAGACCCGTTCGGGGTTCAGGAACCGCTCGAACAGCAAGCCGAACCGCAAGGGGTCCAGATCGGTGATGGTCAGGGCCCAGGCCACCAGCGAACCTGCGCCCGACCCCCGCCCCGGCCCCACCGGAATCGAATGGGTCTTCGCCCATTTGATGAAGTCCGACACGATGAGGAAATAGCCGGGGAAGCCCATCTGCTGGATGATCCCGACCTCCCACTCCAGACGCGCCCAGTAGTCTTCCTCGGGCGCGGCGGGCGTCACCTGTTTCAGCCGCGCCCTCAGACCCTCGCGGGCCTGGTGCATCAGTTCGTCAGGCTCGGAACGGCCGTCACCGGTGTCGAAGCGCGGCAGGATCGGCGGGTGGGTCTTGACCAGGAAGGCGCAGCGTTTGGCGATCTCGATGGTCGTGTCGCAGGCCTCGGGCAGGTCGGAGAACAGGGTCCGCATCTCGAGCGCGGACTTGAAGTAGTGCTGGTCGGTGATGCGGCGCCGATCTTCCTGGCCGGTGAAGGCGCCGTCGGCGATGCACAGCAGGGCGTCGTGCGACTTGGCCTGATCGCGCTTGGCGTAATACGCGTCGTTGGTCGCGGTCAGGGGGACGTCGTTCGCATACGCCCATTCGACCAGACCGCGCTCGGCCGCCGCCTCATCCGGCAGACCGTGGCGTTGCAGCTCGACATAGAAGCGGTCGCCGAACACCCCGGCCATGGCCGTCAGCGCCTCGGCGGCCTCACCGGGCTTGTTCTGGGCGAACAGCGGGTCGACCGGACCGTCCGGGCCGCCGGACAGCAGGATCAGCCCCTCGGACAGGTCCGCGACCCGGCTCCAGGCGACGTTGGGTTCCTCGTCCCCGGCCAGCAGATAGGCTTCGGACGACAGGGCGCAGAGGTTTCGCCAGCCGATCTCGCTCTGGCAGATCAGGACGACGGTCGGCGTCTTGGCCCAGCGCTCGCCCCGCCTGCCGCCGATACCCGTGATCGGCAGCGCACAGGCGATCAACGGCTGCACGCCGACGCTCTTGGAGGCCTCCGAGAACTCCAGCGCCCCGAACAGATTGACCCGGTCGGCCACGGCGACGGCCGGCATCCCCGCATCGGCGGCCAGCTTCCCGACCTTGCCCGCCTTGATCGCGCCTTCCAGCAGCGAATAGGCCGAGCGCACCCTCAGATGGACGAAACCGGTCTCTGCGGGCATGTCGGTGATGGCCTGATCCTCGATCTCAGGCCGGAGGCGACTCATCTCGCCAGCAGGGCGACCTGCCACACCATCCAGACAAAGCCGCCGCACGATGCAAGCGACAGCGTTTCGCGGAAGACCTTGGACATGCGCTTATCCCCAGATGGATCGTTCTGGGTATGTTCTAAGTTGCGGCTTTGTTCTCGTCAACAGTCAGGCTGTTGAGAACGCAATCTACCCCCGCGACCGCTCTACCGTATCCACGTTCGGATTGGCCCGGAGCGCCGCCATGATGCTGGTCGCGTGCTTGGCGTCCGAGACCTCGACGTCCAGGTCCACGTCGAAGAAGTCCGATTGCCGGTGGGCCATTTTCAGGTTCAGGATGTTGCCGCCGGCCTCGCCGATTACCGTGGCGACCTGGCCCAGCACCCCCGGAGCGTTCTGGATGGTGGCGCGCAGGCGGGCGACGCCGACGGCGCCCTGCTCCGCCTCCGGCCGCCACTGCAGGTCCTGCCAGACGCTGTCGTCGTCGGCGAACTCGGCCAGCCTCTGGCAGTCGATGACGTGGACCGTGAGACCCTTTTCTGGCTCCATGATGCCGACGATACGGTCGCCGGGCACCGGAGTGCAGCAGGCGCCGAAATGGATGCTGACGCCGGGCGTCAATCCGCTGCCGCGCACGAACAGCCGCGCCTGGGCGTCGCCGATCTTCTTGCGGTCCGTCGAGGCGGTCAGGGTGCCCTTAAGCGACGGGAACAGGGTCTCGACCACCTTGTTGGCCTGGATGCGCCCGCGCCCGATGGCGTCGAACAGGTCTTCCTCGTTCGGCACGGCCAGGGTCTCCAACGTCGAAGTCAGCTTGACGTCCGCCAGCGCCTTGCCCGCCCGCGACAGAGCCTGTTCCAGCGTCGTCCGGCCCAGTTTCTGGAACTCGTCCCGCTCGGAGGAGCGGATGTGGCGCCGGATCGCCGAGCGCGCCCGACCGGTGACCGTCAGGCTGCGCCAGTCCGCCGGGGCCTCTCGCTTCTTGCCGCGAATGATCTCCACCACGTCGCCGTTCTGCAGCGCCGTGCGCATCGGCTTCAGCTCGCCGTTGATCTTGACGCCAACGGCCGTGTCCCCGACCTCAGTGTGGACCGCATAGGCGAAGTCCAGCGCCATGCCGCCGCGCGGCAGGGTGATGAGCGCCCCCTTGGGCGTGAAGACGAAGACCTGATCCAGGTACATCTCGAGTTTGGCGTGCTCGACCCAGTCCTCGCCTCCCTCCCCGTGCTCGATCACCTGCACGAGGTGGCGCAGGTTCAGCAGCGGATCGCGCCCGCCGTCCTTGGCCATCGCCTCGCGGTCGAGACCATAAGAGTGGTTCTTGTAGGCCCAATGCGCCGCGACCCCATCCTCGGCGATCCGGTCCATGACCTCGGTCCGGATCTGCATTTCCAGACGCAAGCCCCCGGAGCCCACGACCGTCGTGTGCAGCGAGCGATAGTTGTTCGACTTGGGCGTCGAGATGTAATCCTTGAACCGCTCCGGCACCATCGGCCAGGTCCGGTGGATGACGCCCAGCGCGCGGTAACAGTCGTCCTCGGCCTCGACCAGGACGCGGAAACCGTAAATGTCCGACAGGGACGAGAAGCCCACCGACTTCCGCTGCAGCTTCCGCCAGATGGAATAGGGCGTCTTCTGGCGGCCATAGACGCGGGCTGGAATTCCGGCCTCCGACAGCACCTGTTCCACCTCGGCGGAAACGACGTCGGTCGCCTGACCGTGTTCCAGCTTAAGCGCCTCTAGCCGCCGCTCGATCGCGGTCCGGGCCGTGGGGTTCAGGTGCTCGAACGCCAGCTCTTCCAGCTCGGAGGCGATGGAGTGGATGCCGATCGACCGGCCCAGCGGCGCATAGACTTCCAGCGTTTCGCGGCTGATCCGCTCGCGCTTCTCCGGCTTGACGAATTTCAGTGTCCGCATGTTGTGCAGACGGTCCGCCAGCTTGACCAGCAACACCCGCACGTCGCGGCTGATGGCCAGGATGAACTTCCGCAGGTTCTCGGCCTGGCGCGTGTGCTCGGCCTGAAGCTCGAGGCGCGACAGCTTGGTCACCCCCTCGACCAGCACCGCGACCTCCTCGCCGAACATGCGGGCGATATCGTCGCGCGTCGCCGAGGTGTCCTCGACCACGTCGTGTAGCAAGGCGGTGACGATGGTGGCGGTGTCGAGCTTGTAGTCGGTCAGAATGCCCGCGACCTGGATCGGGTGGGCGAAATAGGGATCGCCCGAGGCCCGCAGCTGCGAGCCGTGCATCTTCATCGCATAGACATAGGCCTTGTTGAGCATGGCCTCGTCGGCGACGGGGTCATAGGCCTTGACCGCCTCGATCAGCTCGAACTGACGCAGGACCGGAATGCGTTTCGCCGCCGGCTGCGGTCCTGGCGAAGCAGGCGCGGCCGACGGCGAAGCGATGTCATTGGCGATGTCGTTCGCCGGCGGGGTCGTACCGGCCCGCGCCGGGAGGATGGTGATACCGTTGGCGGGTTCCGCCGTCAGTAGCGTTCCTCCTGGCCGCCGTCGCGGTCGCTTTGCAGCGCGCGGATCAGTTCGGCCTCGGCCATGTTCATGTGCTGCGGCTCGGCCAGCAGGGCGACGACTTCGGCTTCGTCCTCGGCTTCGGTGCGCTCGTCGACGCGCTGCAGGGCGACCACGACGGTCTCCAGCAGGTCGTCGGGAACGACAGTATCTTCAGCGATTTCACGCAGGGCGACGACCGGGTTCTTGTCGTTGTCGCGATCGAGCGTCAGGGCGGCGCCGTTGGCGATCGCGCGGGCGCGGTTGCCGGCCAGCAGGACCAGACCAAACCGGTTCGGCACCTTCTCGATGCAGTCTTCGACAGTGACGCGAGCCATGAGAATCCTTCGGGGTCGGCGGGAGAACCGCGCCAAATACAGGTATGCGCCTATTTGTGCAACGCCGCACGTCTAGACAAGGAGGGCGGCGGTTTTGGGGCGCCGACCGCCTCAGGGAACCCGCTGCGCCGTCGGATAGGCGATGATCAGAACCAGATCCTCGTCCCCGACTTGGGTGATGCCGACATTGTTGCCGTCGTACAGATAAGCGGTGTCGCCCGCCGTCATCCGCGTCGTGACCCCGTCCGAGATCACATCGCCCTCACCGCTGACGACATAATAGACTTCGTCGTGGGCGATGAGGTGCAGGCCGATCGACGATCCCGGATGCATGACCCGCTTCCTGAACTCCATCGCCCGGTTCGGGGCCACGTCGGAGATGCGATAGGCGGTGCTCATCCCGGTACCGTTGTGCGGCGGGACCTGCTCGACCCGCGTGTCCGCCTCGTGAATCACCACGCCAACCCCGGCCGGCGGCGAAGCCGGCGCGGCCTGCAGTCCAACGGCCACCATCAAGGCGATCAGCATGAAATGTCTCCCGGTGTCATTTCCCGGATCAGCCCATGCCGAGGCCCTCAGCGCAAGGGATGGGCGTCGCGTCCGACGGTCGCAGAGCCGGCCATCGCGGAGGCCGCACGGCCGCTCTCCGGGTGTCGCCACTCCGGCGCGATCTCCGCGATCGGCCCCATGACGAACAGCCGATCCGCCGCGCGCGGATGCGGCAGGATCAGCCCCTCGCAATCTCCCTGCTCACGTCCGTATGCGATCAGGTCCAGATCCAGCGTCCGGGGCGCGTTCGGGACCGAGCGTCGGCGCCCGAATATGTCCTCGATCCGGCCCAGGATCGCCATGAGGGCGTGAGGGTCGTGTGCCGTCCGCACGATCACCACCCCGTTCAAGAATGGCGGATCGCTGGGGTCGGGCCAGGCCTGTGACGCCCACCACGACGACCGCGCCAGAATATCGACCCCCTCGCGCCGGAACCGCGCCAGCGCCGCCTCCAGCGCCTCGCGACAGGACGACCACGCCCCCTTGTCATTGCAGCCCAGCGCGACGATGACAGCTCCATCCAGGTCCAGATTCTCGTCGATATTGACGCTGACCGCCTCAGGGCCCGGGACTATTTCAGACGAGGTGATTTCCATGAGACTCTATCCGAGCGAGCGTCTGGCCCTGTTCATCGACGGGGCCAACCTGTATTCGGCGACCAAGGCCCTGAACGCGGACATCGACTTCAAGAAGATGATCGACGCGCTACGGGAGAAAGCCGTCCTGGTTCGCGCCCACTATTACACGGCGGTGACCGAGGGCGAAGAGTTCTCTCCGATCCGGCCCCTGATCGACTTCCTCGGCTACAACGGCTTCACCCTCGTGACCAAGCCGGTCAAGCGGTTCACCGACGCGCAAGGGCACACCCGCACCAAGGGGAACATGGACATAGAGATCGCGGTGGACATGCTGGAGCTGGCGCCGAACATCGACCACGCCATTCTGTTCTCCGGCGACGGCGACTTCCGCCGGCTGGTCCAGGCGGTCCAGGCGAAGGGCGTGCGTGTCACCGTCGTCTCGACCCTGAAAAGCCAGCCGCCGATGATCGCCGACGACCTGCGCCGTCAGGCCGACGACTTCGTCGAACTGGCCGACCTGCTCCAGAACTACGGCCGCGCCCGCTCGCAACAGGCTCAGCCCTCCGTCCGGACCTTCGATTAGGCGACTGTTGTTCGCCAGACACAGCGAATCGGCGAGTCCGCTTGACGCTCCATCCGCCCGGAACGGTGCGGCGTAGCTTCCGTTCTGGGGGTCAGAGGGATCTGATCAATGCCTGCCGAGACCAAGAAAAACCGACTGTTCACGACCGGCGAACTGCAAGTTGCCGGTCTCGCCATCCTGACGGCGGTCGTCCTGACCCTCTCGGTTCAGGTGGTCGAGGCCTCGGTGCGCCCCTCGCTGGGGCTTTACGACGCCGATCCGGCGGCGGTCGCCCCTATTCCGGACGTCATCGACGCCCGACCGGTCGTCTGACCGGGGTCAGCCCTTGTCCCGCATGAGGCGGGCCTTGTCCCGCGCCCAGTCGCGTTCGGCCGCGGTCTCGCGTTTGTCGTGCAGCTTCTTGCCCTTGGCGAGCGCGATCTCGAGCTTCGCCTTGCCGTCGTCGTTCAGATAGAGCCGCAGCGGGATGATCGTCTGACCGTCCTTCTGCACCGCCCCGATCAGCCGATCGATCTGCTTTCTGTGCAGCAGGAGCTTCCGCGGCCGCCGCGGCTCGTGATTGAACCGGTTGGCCTGCGCGTAAGGCGGGATATCGGCGTTGATCAGCACGATCTCGCGCCCCTCCACCGCCGCATAGCTCTCTGCGATATTAGCCCGTCCCATGCGCAGGGCCTTGATCTCAGTCCCGAGCAGCATGATCCCGGCCTCGACGTTGTCCTCGAGGAAATAGTCGAACCGCGCCCGCCGGTTCTCGGCGATGGTCTTGGCCTTGGTGATGGGGGCGGACTTGGCCGCCGCGGCCTTTTCCTTCGAGGTCGCCATCTACAGACCCGCCGCCGCCATCGCCGCGTCGATCGCGGGCTTGGCCTCCTCGCAGGTCGGGACCAGCGGCAGACGCATCTCCTCGGTGCACAGGCCCAGCTTCGCCAGAGCGTATTTCGCCGGAGCCGGCGAGGCGTCGAGGAACAGCGCCTTGTGCAGGCCGATCAGACGGTCCTGCCACGACCTTGCCGTCGCGAAGTCACCGGCGGCGACCGCGTTGTAAAGGGCGACCATGGCTTCCGGCGCGACGTTCGCCGTCACAGAGATCAGCCCCACCCCGCCGTGCGCCGCGTAGCCGAGGAAGCTGTGATCGTCGCCGGAGATCAGGTCAAACTGACCGCCTTGCGAGACGACGTTCGAATGCATCCAGCTCGCCCGGCCCATGTCGCCCGTGGCGTCCTTCAGGCCGACGATGTTCGGGTGCTTCGCCAGTCGCGCGACGCTCTCGTTCGACAGATCCACCCCGGTCCGCCCGGGGACGTTGTAGAGGATTTGTGGAATCTGGACCGCATCGGCCACCCCCTCGAAATGGGCGATCAGACCCGCCTGCGAAGGCCGGTTGTAATAGGGCGTCACGACCAGCGCCCCGTCGGCGCCGCAGGTTTTGCCGTGGGCGGCCAGATGGATCGACTCATAGGTTGCGGGCGATCCGGCTCCGGCGATCACCCTGATGCGACCGGCCGCGACACGAACGCACAGGGCGGTGACCCGCTCGTGCTCTTCGATGGTCAGCCCGCCGCCCTCTCCGGTCGTGCCCACGGCGACCACGCCGTGAACGCCTGCGGCGATCTGGCGCTCAACCAGACGCTCCAGCGCGGCTTCGTCCACGTTTCCGTCACGAAGAGGTGTGATCAGGGCGGTGATCACGCCCTTGAACAAGGGGGCGGTCATTGAAACAAGAATACCTTGCGTGGGGAGTGGGCGACGGTCGTCCGAGACGAGACGCGAGAGGGTAGGTTGCCGGGCTCGAACCCGCAACCGGGTTGAATGGGGATAGGACACTTCATGATCGCGACCAGCCTCGCGGCCGCATTGGCCGTCCTCGCCCCGATTCCCCAGACCGCCTATCTGAACAGCCAGCCTAGCCCCTACGTCACGGGCCAGACGGCCCAGGCCGGCTATCAGGCGCGCGTCCTCAACGACGCCGACACCGCCAACTTCCGCGCCGGCCTCGCCGCCGCCCGCGCTCGCGACGTCATCGGGACCCAGGCCGCCATCTCGCGCATTGGCGACCCGACGGCCAGGAAGCTGGTCGAGTGGGCCCTGGTTGATACCTCCGCCCCGCAGTTGTCCTACACCGAACTGTCCAACGACGTTCAGTCTCTGCGCGCCTGGCCTCGCGCCGAGGCGCGCATCGCCGCCGGGGAACAGGCGCTGGAACGCGCCGGCATGAGCGCCGACGCCGTCCTCGGCTTCTTCGGCTCGAACCGCCCGACCACGGTCCAGGGCGCCATGGCGCTGGCCGATGCGCTGGACCAGCGCGGTCGCTCCGAAGAGGCCCGCCTCCTGATCCAGGAGTGGTGGCAGACCCAGTCCTTCGACGAAGCCAGCCAGAGCCGCATCCTCAGCCGCTGGGGCTCCAGCCTCACCCAGCGCGACCATGACGTCCGCCTCGGCATGTTGCTGTCGGGCCCGCACGGCCCCGCCACCCGCGCCATGCTCAGTCTGGTCTCGGCAGAGCGCCGCGCCACCGCCGAAGCCGTCATGACGCTCCGCGGCGCCTATGCGGCCGACAGCGTCGTGGGCAATCTTTCGCCTGCCCAGGCGCGCGATCCCAACGTGGTCCTGGAACGCGTCCGCATCCTGCGCGCGGCCAATCGGCAGTCGGAAGGATTCGCCCTTCTTTCCGCCCTACCCGCTGCGCCCCTCCACTCGGACGGCCAGAACACCCTATGGAACGAGCGCCGCAACTACTTCCTCGACGCCCTGGAACGCCGCGAGTGGCGCGCCGCCTACGACTCGATGGCCGGCCACGGCTTCCCCTCGGGCGACCGAAAGGTGGACGCCGAGTTCTTCGCCGGTTGGGTCGCCCTGACCAAGCTCGGCGATCCCGCTCGCGCCGCCGGTCACTTCGAGACCCTGCGTCAGACCTCGTCCACACCGATCACCCAGGGCCGCGCCCTCTACTGGCTGGGGCGCGCCGCCGAGGCCCAACGCGATCAGGCTCGCGCCCAGACCTACTACCGCGAGGGCGCACGGCACATTCAGACCTTTTATGGGCAGCTCGCCGCCGAGAAGGCCGGCTACACCACCCTGACCCTGCCCGCCGAACCGGTCCCTACGCAGAGCGACATCGCCGCCTTCGAGGCCAATGAGGTCGTGCGCGCCGCCCGCATCCTCGGCGAGACCGGCGAGATGTCCCTCTACCGCGTCTTCGCCTATCACCTCGACGACACTCTGCCGGGCATCGACGACCTGGCCCTGTTGATGGACATGACGCGCGGGTACGGCGACGGGTTCGGGGCCATGATGGTCGGTCGCGCCGCCAGCCAGCGCGGCTTCCTGCTGCCTGAACGTCAGTACCCCATCCGTATCCCGCCTGAGGTCCCCGGCGCGGCTCCCCTGCCCTTCACCCTGGCCATCACGCGTCAGGAATCGAGCTTCGATCCTCGCGCCCGTTCCGGCGCAGACGCGCGCGGCATGATGCAGTTCCTGCCCTCGACCGCCTCGGGCGTCGCCCGTCGCCTGGGGATGCCCTATTCGGCCGAGCGCCTGTGGGACCCGGACTACAACATGACGCTGGGCAGCTATCACCTCGGCGAGTTGATGAGCCAGTTCAGGGGATCGATGCTGCTGACGACCGTCGGTTACAACGCCGGCCCCGCCCGGCCTCCGCAATGGGTGGCGCGTTGCGGCGATCCGCGCGGCGGCCTGGCGGCTGGCGGCGTCGATCCGGTCGACTTCATCGAGTGCGCCCCCTTCACGGAGACGCGCAACTACATGATGCGGGTCATGGAGAACATGGCGGTCTATAAGGCCCGTCTGAACGGCGGCTCGGCTCCCCTGAGCACCTCGGCTGACATTGCGCGCGGCTCCGGCGGACCACAGCCTTATCAGCCTTGATTGAAAGCCTGGATCAGGGCTTCAGCAGTCCGGTAAACAGGGCGTCCAACATGGTGCGGGTCAGCAGGGTCCGATCCACCCAGTCGAAATAGGGCTTGGTGATCATCAGGGAGACGATCCCGTGCGACCCGGCCCACAGGGCCTGGGCCGTCGCCCGCGCGTCGCCCCGCAGGTGCCCCTCGGTCCCGGCCTGCTCGACAATCGCCTCGAACGCCCGGAAGAGGTCGCCGCCCAGCATCTGGGCCGCGCTCTGGGCGCCGTCGCGCGCCTCCACGGGCCGGGTCAGATAGGTCAGGCGGTAGGCGTTGGGGTTCTCGAAGCCGAAATCGACATAGGCCTCCATCAGCCTGCGCAGAACGACTGCCGGCGACCCGCCCTCGGCGATCACCGCCGCGTTCGCGGCCTGCAGCCGTGCAAAAGCCAGCCGGCATATCTCATGCAGGATCTCGCTCTTCTCGGAGAAGTGCATGTAGAGGGCGGTCGACGACAACCCGACCTCGTCGGCGATCCGGCGGATCGTCGCGCCCTCGTAGCCGACCTCGACGAAAATCCGTTCGGCCGCAGCCAGTATCTCCGCGCGGCGTGCATGACCCTCGCCTTTCGGCTTGCGGCCTGAGCGGGACGATACGGGTGGGGATACGACGGATTCAGCCGACACGCTGAGCTCCCTGAAGCGAACCGCCCCTGCATAGCCGCAATGCCGCGACGACGCCAACGGCTTGCCGGATGAACAACCTCAGGATAGGCCGATAACCATGAAGGGCACGGGGAGCACGTCGGACGTCCCGGCGCGGGGGTACCCCCATCGCGCCAACCTGCGCTCGCTCAGCCTGGGTCAGGCCGGCGT
Proteins encoded in this window:
- the folK gene encoding 2-amino-4-hydroxy-6-hydroxymethyldihydropteridine diphosphokinase; its protein translation is MEITSSEIVPGPEAVSVNIDENLDLDGAVIVALGCNDKGAWSSCREALEAALARFRREGVDILARSSWWASQAWPDPSDPPFLNGVVIVRTAHDPHALMAILGRIEDIFGRRRSVPNAPRTLDLDLIAYGREQGDCEGLILPHPRAADRLFVMGPIAEIAPEWRHPESGRAASAMAGSATVGRDAHPLR
- the dnaE gene encoding DNA polymerase III subunit alpha → MTDMPAETGFVHLRVRSAYSLLEGAIKAGKVGKLAADAGMPAVAVADRVNLFGALEFSEASKSVGVQPLIACALPITGIGGRRGERWAKTPTVVLICQSEIGWRNLCALSSEAYLLAGDEEPNVAWSRVADLSEGLILLSGGPDGPVDPLFAQNKPGEAAEALTAMAGVFGDRFYVELQRHGLPDEAAAERGLVEWAYANDVPLTATNDAYYAKRDQAKSHDALLCIADGAFTGQEDRRRITDQHYFKSALEMRTLFSDLPEACDTTIEIAKRCAFLVKTHPPILPRFDTGDGRSEPDELMHQAREGLRARLKQVTPAAPEEDYWARLEWEVGIIQQMGFPGYFLIVSDFIKWAKTHSIPVGPGRGSGAGSLVAWALTITDLDPLRFGLLFERFLNPERVSMPDFDIDFCQERREEVITYVQERYGKDRVAQIITFGTLQARAVLRDVGRVLQMPLGQVDRLCKMVPNNPANPTTLAQAIEIEPRLREARDAEKSVANLLATALELEGLYRNASTHAAGIVIGDRPLVELTPLYQDPRSDIPATQFNMKWVEPAGLVKFDFLGLKTLTVLDRAHGYLSRRGAALDFNLLPLDDKATYELMASGQTVGVFQLESQGMRDTLRKMRCGSIEEITALISLYRPGPMEMIDTYIDRKFGRAEVDYLHPSLTEVLTETYGVIIYQEQVMKIAQILAGYSLGEADLLRRAMGKKKKEEMDIQKARFIKGASEKSVPEQQSDGIFELVAKFAGYGFNKSHAAAYALISYQTGWLKANHPVEFFAASMSLDLSNTDKLAVFYQDARKFGIPVRAPDVNESSADFDVRWEDGKGAVLYALGAIRNVGLEAMKHVVEVRETGGRFADIFDFLERVDPRAVNKRALEGLAKAGAFDSIHPNRRQLFEQADVLMAYCQSVAADRNSSQVSLFGADQAGASRPRLKSMEPWIGPERLDQELSAVGFYLSGHPLEDMEGALRRKRVTFVAEAVQRAEQGHDAFMMAGVVRRRQERASAKSGEKFAFVTFSDPTGEFECLFPPEQLRASREMLEVGAHLMVRVRAKSSDGEVRFFGDGVSKLDAIVDDASVGLRVHVSARSTDAAALQARLERAKAQGKGGEITLIASLDGRREVEVRLPGRYRLDGALRGALKTAPGVLMLEDA
- the dapA gene encoding 4-hydroxy-tetrahydrodipicolinate synthase gives rise to the protein MTAPLFKGVITALITPLRDGNVDEAALERLVERQIAAGVHGVVAVGTTGEGGGLTIEEHERVTALCVRVAAGRIRVIAGAGSPATYESIHLAAHGKTCGADGALVVTPYYNRPSQAGLIAHFEGVADAVQIPQILYNVPGRTGVDLSNESVARLAKHPNIVGLKDATGDMGRASWMHSNVVSQGGQFDLISGDDHSFLGYAAHGGVGLISVTANVAPEAMVALYNAVAAGDFATARSWQDRLIGLHKALFLDASPAPAKYALAKLGLCTEEMRLPLVPTCEEAKPAIDAAMAAAGL
- a CDS encoding cupin domain-containing protein, whose translation is MLIALMVAVGLQAAPASPPAGVGVVIHEADTRVEQVPPHNGTGMSTAYRISDVAPNRAMEFRKRVMHPGSSIGLHLIAHDEVYYVVSGEGDVISDGVTTRMTAGDTAYLYDGNNVGITQVGDEDLVLIIAYPTAQRVP
- the smpB gene encoding SsrA-binding protein SmpB: MATSKEKAAAAKSAPITKAKTIAENRRARFDYFLEDNVEAGIMLLGTEIKALRMGRANIAESYAAVEGREIVLINADIPPYAQANRFNHEPRRPRKLLLHRKQIDRLIGAVQKDGQTIIPLRLYLNDDGKAKLEIALAKGKKLHDKRETAAERDWARDKARLMRDKG
- a CDS encoding NYN domain-containing protein, with amino-acid sequence MRLYPSERLALFIDGANLYSATKALNADIDFKKMIDALREKAVLVRAHYYTAVTEGEEFSPIRPLIDFLGYNGFTLVTKPVKRFTDAQGHTRTKGNMDIEIAVDMLELAPNIDHAILFSGDGDFRRLVQAVQAKGVRVTVVSTLKSQPPMIADDLRRQADDFVELADLLQNYGRARSQQAQPSVRTFD
- a CDS encoding bifunctional (p)ppGpp synthetase/guanosine-3',5'-bis(diphosphate) 3'-pyrophosphohydrolase, coding for MLNKAYVYAMKMHGSQLRASGDPYFAHPIQVAGILTDYKLDTATIVTALLHDVVEDTSATRDDIARMFGEEVAVLVEGVTKLSRLELQAEHTRQAENLRKFILAISRDVRVLLVKLADRLHNMRTLKFVKPEKRERISRETLEVYAPLGRSIGIHSIASELEELAFEHLNPTARTAIERRLEALKLEHGQATDVVSAEVEQVLSEAGIPARVYGRQKTPYSIWRKLQRKSVGFSSLSDIYGFRVLVEAEDDCYRALGVIHRTWPMVPERFKDYISTPKSNNYRSLHTTVVGSGGLRLEMQIRTEVMDRIAEDGVAAHWAYKNHSYGLDREAMAKDGGRDPLLNLRHLVQVIEHGEGGEDWVEHAKLEMYLDQVFVFTPKGALITLPRGGMALDFAYAVHTEVGDTAVGVKINGELKPMRTALQNGDVVEIIRGKKREAPADWRSLTVTGRARSAIRRHIRSSERDEFQKLGRTTLEQALSRAGKALADVKLTSTLETLAVPNEEDLFDAIGRGRIQANKVVETLFPSLKGTLTASTDRKKIGDAQARLFVRGSGLTPGVSIHFGACCTPVPGDRIVGIMEPEKGLTVHVIDCQRLAEFADDDSVWQDLQWRPEAEQGAVGVARLRATIQNAPGVLGQVATVIGEAGGNILNLKMAHRQSDFFDVDLDVEVSDAKHATSIMAALRANPNVDTVERSRG
- a CDS encoding lytic transglycosylase domain-containing protein, which codes for MIATSLAAALAVLAPIPQTAYLNSQPSPYVTGQTAQAGYQARVLNDADTANFRAGLAAARARDVIGTQAAISRIGDPTARKLVEWALVDTSAPQLSYTELSNDVQSLRAWPRAEARIAAGEQALERAGMSADAVLGFFGSNRPTTVQGAMALADALDQRGRSEEARLLIQEWWQTQSFDEASQSRILSRWGSSLTQRDHDVRLGMLLSGPHGPATRAMLSLVSAERRATAEAVMTLRGAYAADSVVGNLSPAQARDPNVVLERVRILRAANRQSEGFALLSALPAAPLHSDGQNTLWNERRNYFLDALERREWRAAYDSMAGHGFPSGDRKVDAEFFAGWVALTKLGDPARAAGHFETLRQTSSTPITQGRALYWLGRAAEAQRDQARAQTYYREGARHIQTFYGQLAAEKAGYTTLTLPAEPVPTQSDIAAFEANEVVRAARILGETGEMSLYRVFAYHLDDTLPGIDDLALLMDMTRGYGDGFGAMMVGRAASQRGFLLPERQYPIRIPPEVPGAAPLPFTLAITRQESSFDPRARSGADARGMMQFLPSTASGVARRLGMPYSAERLWDPDYNMTLGSYHLGELMSQFRGSMLLTTVGYNAGPARPPQWVARCGDPRGGLAAGGVDPVDFIECAPFTETRNYMMRVMENMAVYKARLNGGSAPLSTSADIARGSGGPQPYQP